A stretch of DNA from Streptomyces sp. NBC_01197:
GCGCCAAGGACACCCTGGCGCGCATCGTGCGCATCCAGCCGCGGACGTCGGTGCTGCGCCGCACGGCCGATGACGACGACCCGTTCGAGCGGGTCGTCGTCGCCAACGCCGACCAGCTGGCGATCGTCACCGCCCTGGCCGACCCCGAACCGCGCCCCCGCATGATCGACCGCTGTCTGGTGGCCGCGTACGACGGCGGGCTCTCGCCGCTGCTCGTCCTCACCAAGTCCGATCTGGCGTCGGCGGACGAACTGCTGGCCTCGTACGGTGCGCTCGACATCCCGTACGTCGTGACCAGCCGCGACGAGCTGGCGAGGGGTGCGGCGGCCGACCGGGTCAGGGACTTCCTGAACGACAAGGTCACCGCCTTCGTCGGGCACTCGGGCGTCGGCAAGACGACGCTGGTCAACGCGCTGGTGCCGGAGGACCGGCGGCGCAGCACCGGCCATGTCAACGCGGTCACCGGCCGCGGCCGGCACACCACGACCTCGGCTCTGGCACTCCCGCTGCCGGACGATCGCGGCTGGGTCGTCGACACCCCGGGGGTGCGCTCCTTCGGGCTGCACCATGTGGACCCCT
This window harbors:
- the rsgA gene encoding ribosome small subunit-dependent GTPase A — encoded protein: MRRYGKNPDEDDIRVRPNPKGNRPRTNIRPKHEEAAEGMVLTVDRGRLTCLVDGRAVTAMKARELGRKAAVVGDQVMIVGDLSGAKDTLARIVRIQPRTSVLRRTADDDDPFERVVVANADQLAIVTALADPEPRPRMIDRCLVAAYDGGLSPLLVLTKSDLASADELLASYGALDIPYVVTSRDELARGAAADRVRDFLNDKVTAFVGHSGVGKTTLVNALVPEDRRRSTGHVNAVTGRGRHTTTSALALPLPDDRGWVVDTPGVRSFGLHHVDPSRVILAFPDLVPGTEECPRGCSHDEPECALDAWVAGGHADPARLDSLRRLLATRERREGD